ACTCCTGAACCCTCTAATCAAACtttattattaaacccaataacCAAAAGATAATGTGAGCATCATTTATCTTCCAATAATCAATCTCTTTGGGATCAGTAGGAGCCTTAGATAATTCATTTAAGTAACCTTATAATTATTTTCCCTTCACAAACATTTGGAATTGAAACTCTCAAATGGGGTAATTCTttccattaaataaaaaaaaaaaaagttctctcgataatataaataataaaagaaaagaactgAAGTAGTGTAAAAAATTAGATGCTGATGTTGAAAGGACTTCAAACTACCAAGAATGAAAACTCTCAAAATACACAAATGTGTCGTTGCAATGTCCGTTTAGAACAAAAACTCTCTACATCTATAAATTGTCAATAGTCCCAAACCAAACCAAGGAGTCTGAAGAGAGAAATCCAAAAGAAATCccaaacctcaaaaaaaaaaaaaaaaaaaaaacataagcctAGAGAATTAAGCATGAAATTTGGGATTTCAGTTTAATATCATGTCAAAATAGTCCGAATACTTTAATTACAATCTCTAACTATttacaactattttttattaatcagaCAACTGCctatacaataataatattacaacTGACATGTGAAATCCGTTAAATTCTCATGAATAAAAAGCTTTAATTAATTGTGAAAGAATTAATCAATGGCCTCATTAACCATAATGCATTATCATTTTGATCGTCTTCAATACATTCTTGGCTATTTTTGTCCTTTTGCACGACATTTCTGGAGcaattaattcttttgtttatgtttttatacatattttgttGTGACCATATTTCTAGTTAGGCTTAGATAATtgatgaattttcttattaaaaagttatttatctTACAAAATAGCAAGcatatattagttttaaaatcaaCAGGTGGGAGcaataagaacataaaggaatcaATCATGGGAGATCTACTCTTATCTTTTGGTGTAGGTtcactttatttatatttgattctcaTAAACCTCAATATGGTCACAATAAAAATCTTCTTTgttttatatacacacacacatacaaatattgttttcaagtagcaataagaatattaattgtaaattcaatatttgatatgcaccttaaataaactaaatcttaaagctaaataaatatcaaattaaaatattttatcttgtatAATGGGTAACCCTTTAATATATTTCACTTAATCATATGCAATAAGAagtctaataatttaaatttcattgattattcaataaaaaaaataacattttgttgTATGTTATTtattcaatgaatttttttttaaaaaaaaaacataagacatatccaaagaaaaaatctaaatgatttaaaataaggataaaaaagattTGCTTCTgaataaaatctctttttcttatCATTAACTTGCTAATTGTTTTTGGGAATCTTTTACAtgattgttcatttttttagaaaatattgataataataatagaaaaaattctattattattccaaaaacaagttttaattaaaaaaaaataacattctaATAAGCTTGATGTGATTGTTACGTTATTGTGTTGTCGCATAGAACTCTTTGACAGTTTTATTAAACCCAACCTAATGAGTCAACCTTGAAACTTTCCAACTTGACTACTTATCagtttgaatttcaaattaaatttaatagggTTGACTTAATATAACCCAGGAGACTTAACAAGTCTAAAGGTAACTCGAATGACCAATAAAAACCTGATTTAACTTCAAAGAAATTCAagatgaaattgtttttttttttttaatattgaaacgaCAATATTTTAGATCAATTCAAGTTAACCTGACAAAAAAATTACTCAAATCATGAACTCAACCCAgttaaatagttttattttttaaaaaaatttattttatttaacaatataataaaaaaaaatagacattgaaagaaaagcaaccaaaaaaacttttcttataaaataaaagcatcataatgatccattaaaaaaaaaaattgtgcttAGGATGGGTCTGGAAGGAGggaccatagttttgaaactcggaTCAGCTTAGCAGGTTGACCTGGGACCCGGCCGACTCGAACATGAGACCGGTCAGGGTCTAAGCAAAAACCCGCTTGGGAGTTGGCTCAGCGAAACCTGATCGATCCGGTGGgtcaacccgggacccggcTAACCCGTGTAAACCTGGCTGAGGCCCgatcttttctttatatatatatatgtttagagGTCAAACGACGAAGATGAATGCCATTTTCCCTCCATGGCTTTGTTATTTCTCCTTTTATTCCTGCCTCTAAACTGCAAATTGCCTCCAGCCgtctatttcttttatataagcggcttctctctccttctcccaGTGGCCAGTATTAAATATTTTCTCCTACTCACAATCATTTTTAACTCAAAGataagttttgtaattaaagagatttgtccttttttaatttttattttaatattaaagttagtatttaaaagaaattattaaatttgcatCCTAAAATGGgtgtttctaaaattaaaaaaaaaaaaacttgataattattttttttaaaaaaaaatcataaagttgtTATTGATTTGCAGTTATTGATTgggccttgttttttttttttttttggtaatgtatCAATTctcttattttaaatattttaaaatttatgttgttggatgttttgttttaaatattttagaatttaaatttggtttgtgttttggatattaaattaaatttatattgttggtttaaaatttaaatttggttgCATTGTAACTAGTTAGGTGTTTTatataggtgttttttttttgttgacccaggtcaacccatctgacccgtgacccgataACTGAACCGAGTCGatgaccgggtcgggtttcaaaactataggaGGGACGGAGTGTTTCTGTAATTAAAATGCTTTGATGGTCGTCCCTGAACTCTTAATTTTCTATACAGTTCATCCTTGTACAAATTTGTTTATGGATTCTATTCTTCTACCATCCCGCTATCAGTTCTTTTAAACTTTTTGTGATTATGTCCTTCTATGCCAGATGTCAAATAAAGGAAAATGAGAActacactttatttttttttttaaatatccaacaataaaaaaaaaccaaatttgaatattaataaattacattaacacttcaactttaaaaacaaaccaGCATAGGAATATCGTTATTAAAatctcaattcaaaattttagaatCCAAATAATTCCAAACATTttaaatcacattaaaaatcaatttttatgtaAGGTTATAGCAAGCTTGAGATTTAAatgagagggttttttttttttttttttctagtttctatttttcaataaaaaataaaaaaatatatttatttgttaaaaacaaagataaactTTTCTACCAATACAAATAAGAAACATTCCAAGattacaactatttttttaaaatgaaaagaatattttataatagtcatcgtatttttgataatttaattgtataataattattttattttatttaaattaaaaattatcaggaaaaattatattattacctcaaaaaattctttatattacatttataataaaaattaaatctatgatactaactaattatgaaaaaaattgaaaaaagtaatttttttcatattgctaaaaaaaatattatttatgtttatgttttttcatttgaaaaaactgTGGAaaacttgtaagaaaaaaattgtaaaaagacatctaaaaagtatgttttaaacatagtataaataaaaagaagataaaaactagaaaactagcttcttcttttttattttttgaactttttgaatgaagaaatattatatttgaatagaaagttctaatttttgttttttgaactttaattttctaaaaaatatataatattagtaaCAAATGCATTAAAGCTTCACTTTAACAATGGAAGGAAAGCATAAAAGTGATAATAGAGCCACAATGAACCTGGACTCAATTTCGTCCAAGTGAAAATAATCCTGACAAAACTCCCAAAAGCTTGACGACAGTCGACACGGCAGGCTAGCTTGTCGAAACACACTCCATCCTCCTCCTCAATCCTCATACAAGAAACCGAACCAGATCTGCAGACACCATCACACGTACGATACAGTAACGATGTCAAGTTCTTTCAAGGAAATCCAAATTCAACACCAAAAACACTACAGCAACATCACttcctttcttttcccttcCGTTCTATCTCCCAACCCCTTCTCTTCCTCTACTCTTTCCTTCTTCACCGATTCTATTAGAGCCCAAAAACCCTTCTTGGACTCTTTGCTTCTGAAAACTGGAGCCATTCTCTTTAGAGGGTTTGATGTAAACACTGCGAAGGACTTCAATGACGTCGTAGAAGCGTTTGGGTTCGAGGAATTGCCTTACGTTGGCGGGGCAGCTCCTAGGACCAACGTTGTTGGTCGTGTCTTCACTGCTAATGAGTCCCCACCTGACCAAAAGATACCCTTTCACCATGAAATGGCTCAGGTTCTTCCTAAACACCAATTTTATCTAGCTTTAATCTTTCCTTAATCAACAAATTAGTTGGTATTTgatttgtttgctttttttgtttttcaggttCCTGAATTTCCATCGAAGCTGTTCTTCTTTTGTGAAGTGGAGCCAGGAAGTGGGGGAGAGACTCCTATAGTTCTTAGCCATGTTGTGTACGAAAGAATGAAAGAGAGGTACCcagattttgttgaaaaaatagaGGAGCATGGCTTGATTTATACTCGAGTTTTGGGTGAAGAAGATGATCCTTCCTCTCCAATTGGCCGTGGATGGAAGTCAACATTTCTGACTAATGATAAGAGCGTGGCAGAGCAAaggtttgtgtgtgttttttaaaactttgcGTAAGGCTGTTGATTGATTGATACTTTGGAAATGGAAATTAAATTCAGATGATCTAAACTTTGAACGACAGGGCTGCTAAGCTAGGAATGACGTTGGAATGGTTTGAAGATGGAGTGAAAACAATAATGGGTCCAATCCCAGCTATCAAATATGACAAGTCAAGAAATCGTAAAATCTGGTTTAATAGCATGGTGGCAGCATACACAGGGTGGAAAGATGCGCGAAATGATCCTGTAAAAGCAGTCACATTTGGTGATGGCCAGCCATTGCCAGGTGATATCATCCATGACTGTTTGAAAATCCTTGAAGAGGAAAGTCTTGCCATTCCTTGGCAGAAAGGTGATGTTCTATTGCTAGATAATTGGGCTGTTCTTCATGCTCGAAGATCATTCAATCCACCTCGTCGAGTCCTAGCTTCACTTTGCAAGTAGTATAATGTCTGTTATCTGACCTGCTTACAGTAAAGTAAAGAAAAGTAATAGCTAGACAGTTCTAAGTAACACAAGTAAATAATGATTTGCAGCACAATGATTTTGCTGAAATCCGATGCTTAGTTTTTCGAATAATAAATGTCACTGTTTACTGTATttagaaaaggtttttttacCACCAGAACAAGTGTCCAGTCCAATCCAATTATCGGAAACACTCTCTGGCAAGGTTAGTTTGTCACATTCTAGCCATGTTGTAGGTTCTCCCTCTCCTTGCTCCTGTATGCGGTCCCCCTAGAAGCCATTTGGAATTCCCATTGCCCAAGGAGTGGAACCTCAATAGCAAGCAATATTCTAGCTTCAATGGCTTGCAGAACTGAAAAATCCCTTAAGTGAGCCATTTTGCATGAAGGGCTGCCATGACACTGATCTAATTCCATGTCTGTGTTTTCGGGAGGGCACTTTTGAGTTTAGGCATGCTGATCAGAGCTAGAATTCCATTCCTTGTTCAATATAATTTTGGTTTAGCAGAAACAAAACTTGCAAATTTACAAGAATTAACTgatgtattttttaagttaagtggCATTAGAACTGTTTAAATTCAACATCAAAAAATGTTGAATCTCAATTGATTGAAATGGAAACATCCCAATTCTTGGCAAGTTAATTAAGATagtgtttatttaaaaagttgCACCTGtgttttaaacaaaatacaGATATAAcatgtttgataataaaaaaaaaacatagtttactGTTTATAAATTCCACCAGCTTTTACATTTGGAATGTAGGGGAAGGAAAGCAACTCCTTGTTGCTGCTTATGTGGATGAAAACGTTAAACCATGCTACAGCTCCACTATTCCAGCTTAATCAAGTTTGGTTCAAAGCTCAAAATACATTGAATTAGATCAgaccagtaaaataaaaaattattttttattttttaattgtttaattcaaaaaactagtgtttaatattatttaataacactacataaattaaacgaaaaataCTTGAATACGTAACATTTacaaaatttgatcgcaatatcaaattatagataatttaatagaacaataaaaaatattttatataaaatattatttatttcatgatataatagcaataattaaatctataatatttaaattaatattaatatatattttttaaaattattttatatgaaaaataccaaaacattaaactattttttattcaatctcaatttctaccacagttttaaccaaacatatataaatattaaatcaacctcaattaaaaaatattttttataaaataattttttttaaaaccacagcACAAAagctttcacaaaaaaaaaaaaaaaatctattctaGTCAATGTTGCATTAATATATACGACCGACCACCATCTCTTGTGGCCAAAAACATTCTTATCCTATTCTACTTCAGAAGTCTCATAAACTTGAGCATAACTGCTTCCAGCTCAACAATCTAATCAAAACGATCTTATTAGCATCATCGGGTAGACTATAAAAATTTCATGATTATTGGACGCAATATATTGGAAGCTAGATGAGATCATAAACCAACCTACGACAATTGAGAAcgagaaaaaagaaatgctATTATATACGCAACTAGTTCCTTGTCATGCAAAACAGTCAAACCTTTCCTCACAGCATCATCAAATTTTACATTAAATCAAAAATTTGCACACAAatgtaaaaaatttatacaagaGCAATAATAAGTAAAGGAGAGAAGGCAATGAGAATGAAAAGATATGCAAGTTTAATACCACTATATTACTGCTTTGGTAGAATGTGAGGCTGTCGTGCACACGCTActataaagacaaaaaaaagacgGAAGGGGGGCTTCAAGGCAGCCAAAAAAGATGTGGAACTGGTCGGATGGAAGACTCCTCCGTTACTACCTTCCTTGGACAAGACCACTGAAAACTTGGCTGTTCCCAGCAAGAGTTGCTTCCCACTCAATGGAGGATAAAACAATTTGTGACAGGGAAATCACAACTTGCTTCATGTCAGGCCGTAGGATGGGATCCTCATCCACACATTGCTTTGCTAGCATGGCCAACTATGCATTGAAACACAGAAACAGAAGTTAGAAAGGTAAGTCACAGCAACATAAACAGGTGAGCATCTGATGTAAAGCATTTACCTTGAATACACAATCATGGGGATACAAATCCATCATATTAGGATCAATGAGGTCTTTCAAGCTTGACATGCTCATGGAGTCAGGTGAGTTCCTAAGAGCTGCTAGCATCTGCAATATTCACGGGAATGCTTTAAAATATAGCAACAAACATGGATGCTTACCGAGTGATGCAGATGCAACCGCACAAAAGGATACATGCACAATtgcaaaataattgaaaaataatgtcAAAGCCAGAAAAGGTACAATAATGAACAATGACATTTAAATCATCCAGATCACTGCTTTGCTCAGGTACCATGTATTGATCAAGTTATGCTTCATTAGATGGATAGAAGCAAAACTTACAGTAGATGCCAGTGAACGTCTTTCAGGATTTTTTGTAACCGCACCTTCAGTTCTTATTATGGCTTCCTTCCCGGATATGATCTCAAAAAGAACGACTCCAAATGCATAAACATCACTCTTGGTTGTGGCAAGGCCATCACTCAAGTATCTGCAAGGCCAATGGTGAAAGGTTAGACTAGTTGAAGGAATAATAATAGATCACAGCGGTTGTCTAATAGTGTATTTACTCACTCTGGTGCTAGATAACCATATGTACCAACAACTTTTGTTGCTGTAGCTTCTCCCTCGCCTGTTTTGCCAACCAGTTTTGCCAATCCAAAATCTGAAATCTATAGGCACACTACCTTGTGAGATGCAGTGACGTTCATTGAGATGgagataaaatcaataaagtctGATATGTTGAAACCTTGGCCCTGAAGGAACTATCAAGTAAGATGTTGCTTGTCTTGATATCCCGGTGGACATAGTGTGTTTTAGTGTGCTCATGGATGTACTCCAGGCCTCTAGCTGCATCAAGTGCAATCTGGACCCGCATGATCCATGAAAGTGGTGTATGACCTTCAAgtcaatcaaaattttcaattttcagtTCTAATAAAACGGGTCCTACCAACATGCCTCACTCAAATTGCTCCCATTAACTGTAATATGAATGAAATGAACATGACAGCTTAAtataagttgaattttttgtccttttaggTAGTTGCACAAAGCAAGAACGATCTAGATTCATGCTTAATGAAGTA
This genomic interval from Populus alba chromosome 1, ASM523922v2, whole genome shotgun sequence contains the following:
- the LOC118042584 gene encoding clavaminate synthase-like protein At3g21360, yielding MSSSFKEIQIQHQKHYSNITSFLFPSVLSPNPFSSSTLSFFTDSIRAQKPFLDSLLLKTGAILFRGFDVNTAKDFNDVVEAFGFEELPYVGGAAPRTNVVGRVFTANESPPDQKIPFHHEMAQVPEFPSKLFFFCEVEPGSGGETPIVLSHVVYERMKERYPDFVEKIEEHGLIYTRVLGEEDDPSSPIGRGWKSTFLTNDKSVAEQRAAKLGMTLEWFEDGVKTIMGPIPAIKYDKSRNRKIWFNSMVAAYTGWKDARNDPVKAVTFGDGQPLPGDIIHDCLKILEEESLAIPWQKGDVLLLDNWAVLHARRSFNPPRRVLASLCK